One Spinacia oleracea cultivar Varoflay chromosome 4, BTI_SOV_V1, whole genome shotgun sequence DNA segment encodes these proteins:
- the LOC110805355 gene encoding protein FAR1-RELATED SEQUENCE 5-like, with product MADGGYEQFQPPIPIFPPQSPPTTFRSDMADGFQPPPPIFPPQFQQPTQIFPPQFQPPIFQPRHLQHSPRFLPPLNFQPRHLQHPRFLPPPIFQPRDRHPPPRFQPPARFDNHNQSDLHHPPRFQPPARFDNPNQSDLHPPPRFQPPARFDNPNQRAFTTMQQVTTETSPGTKENTSETSSATTGETTSAYFSGSKVIWNNLTEDDIRGPLTGYTDTVDELHELYDKHSILLGFSIRKNTLRRDQKTGEIKERYFCCSKEGKRKENTKNTKKEEATVSSESKQKGQSKNPRQQNLTRTGCNASIRLKLQKDGKFIVFHHVIEHNHDLTRESLQNFERSQRKIDEEKGKVIEVLTLSGITPADSYRYMCNEAGDARVVGHTLVDHMNFTSRLKMKRLEGKDTQAVVNMLIKRGEEDPTFYFRVKVNKANQVISMFWRDGMMQEDYDVYGDVCVFDTNFRTNKYNLVCAPFVGVNNHWSNVMFGCAFIADENTHTFVWLLETFLESMGGKAPITIFTDQDQVMANAIEQVFPNTRHRLCLWHLQKNDVSRFGDLKADNTFKDTFKKCLYRCYNEEEFETTWFDMITKYNLQNHDWFTNLYTIKEKWCTALNKDFFSAGILSSQRSESTNNAIGFKGNKSTSLTEFFHIFGATVDRWRYQEDQNEYDCGNALPKSDFPMVGMIKHAANVYTLTLFRDFEKEFKYAMGCISNVNYIKGNLFRYKVQHESWPEHTAHYVAFDPTTNSIKCTCRNFEESG from the exons ATGGCCGACGGCGGCTATGAGCAATTTCAACCACCAATACCGATATTTCCGCCACAATCGCCGCCGACAACTTTCAGATCAGACATGGCCGACGGCtttcaaccaccaccaccaatatTTCCGCCACAATTTCAACAACCAACACAGATATTTCCGCCACAATTTCAACCACCGATTTTTCAACCTCGCCACCTTCAACATTCTCCTCGATTTCTACCACCACTGAATTTTCAACCTCGCCACCTTCAACATCCTCGTTTTCTACCACCACCGATTTTTCAACCTCGCGACCGTCATCCTCCTCCTCGATTTCAACCTCCTGCGCGATTTGATAACCATAATCAAAGCGACCTTCATCATCCTCCTCGATTTCAACCTCCTGCCCGATTTGATAACCCTAATCAAAGCGACCTTCATCCTCCTCCTCGATTTCAACCTCCTGCGCGATTTGATAACCCTAATCAAAGGGCTTTTACAACAATGCAGCAAGTAACTACTGAAACAAGTCCTGGAACAAAGGAAAATACATCTGAAACAAGTTCTGCAACAACAGGAGAAACAACCTCagcttatttttcag GTTCAAAAGTTATTTGGAACAATTTAACAGAGGATGATATTAGAGGACCTTTGACTGGATATACTGACACAGTAGATGAACTACATGAACTTTATGACAAACATTCAATACTTCTTGGATTTTCAATAAGAAAAAATACATTAAGGAGAGATCAAAAAACGGGAGAGATAAAGGAAAGatacttttgttgttcaaaggaaggaaagagaaaggaaaacacaaagaaCACAAAGAAAGAAGAAGCAACTGTATCAAGTGAGAGCAAACAGAAAGGGCAGTCAAAGAACCCAAGGCAGCAAAACCTTACTAGAACAGGGTGCAATGCATCTATACGATTGAAGTTACAAAAGGATGGAAAGTTTATAGTCTTTCATCATGTTATAGAACACAATCATGACTTAACAAGAGAGTCACTGCAAAACTTTGAAAG ATCACAAAGAAAAATTGATGAAGAAAAGGGAAAAGTAATTGAAGTACTCACACTATCAGGAATAACACCAGCAGATTCCTATAGATATATGTGTAATGAAGCTGGCGACGCAAGGGTGGTTGGACACACATTAGTTGACCACATGAATTTCACAAGTagattgaaaatgaaaagactaGAAGGAAAAGATACACAAGCAGTTGTGAACATGTTAATTAAGAGAGGAGAAGAAGATCCAACATTTTATTTTCGAGTAAAGGTGAACAAGGCAAACCAAGTAATAAGCATGTTTTGGAGGGATGGAATGATGCAAGAAGATTATGACGTATATGGTGATGTCTGTGTCTTTGACACAAATTTCAGAACAAACAAATACAATTTAGTTTGTGCGCCATTTGTAGGTGTCAACAACCATTGGAGTAATGTGATGTTTGGTTGTGCTTTTATTGCTGATGAGAATACACACACTTTTGTGTGGCTATTGGAAACATTTCTGGAGTCTATGGGAGGAAAAGCACCTATAACTATCTTTACAGATCAAGATCAAGTAATGGCAAATGCTATTGAACAA GTGTTTCCTAATACCAGACATAGATTATGCTTATGGCACTTACAAAAGAATGATGTGTCAAGATTCGGAGACTTAAAAGCTGACAATACCTTCAAAGACACATTCAAGAAGTGCTTATATCGTTGTTACAATGAAGAAGAATTTGAAACCACTTGGTTTGACATGATTACTAAGTATAACCTTCAAAATCATGATTGGTTTACAAATCTCTAtacaataaaagaaaaatggtgTACGGCTTTGAACAAAGATTTTTTCTCAGCTGGAATATTGTCTTCACAAAG GAGTGAGAGCACTAACAATGCAATTGGATTTAAAGGGAACAAATCAACTTCACTAACAGAATTCTTTCACATTTTTGGAGCAACAGTGGATCGTTGGAGATATCAAGAAGATCAAAATGAATATGATTGTGGAAATGCTTTGCCTAAATCTGATTTTCCAATGGTCGGAATGATAAAACATGCGGCAAATGTTTACACACTTACATTGTTTAGAGATTTTGAAAAAGAATTCAAGTATGCAATGGGTTGCATCTCAAATGTCAACTACATCAAAGGAAATTTATTTCGTTACAAAGTGCAACATGAATCTTGGCCAGAACATACTGCCCATTATGTAGCATTTGATCCAACAACAAATTCCATTAAATGCACTTGTAGGAACTTCGAAGAATCAG GATGA